The following coding sequences lie in one Paenibacillus durus ATCC 35681 genomic window:
- a CDS encoding ABC transporter ATP-binding protein, producing the protein MSKKKIIIINQIKKVRKQISIVFLLTIIAAFFELAVPFLTQKIIDSGILRKNFELVVVMSLSMVVLFIILSIINSIINVLFAKISVEVITNLKKDIINNLLRYPASFFDNNKTGYVISRVEEVDNLNSLFSPVIMSFLKSLLSFLGAFFVIMTIKWELLLLAALFLPILYFITRLTSKQIYNSSKELSETSAEAQGEIYEDIAGLAEMKNSNLESHKENEIKRYFNIIAKRLIKRNFFVVIGSESVSLFITVSRSIFIIMISYFIIKGELTVGSYFSLLSYLSSLFIPVQMFSSINLSIQPALAVLSRMDFFMENEIESERCGTIIIDEIDTIQFKNVSFSYPDNEREVLNDINLKLNNSKNLFIYGPNGSGKTTIVKLLLGFYTNYSGEILINGYNLKEISINDLRSEIGVVSQKIHLFSGTVMDNIKQWDENLTDEEVACILEEFELSDVLINEKYHHINELGKNLSGGQMQEIALSRAVLRQPSLYIFDEPTSNLDVQNKEKFVQLLNKLKKIFV; encoded by the coding sequence ATGAGCAAAAAAAAAATAATAATAATAAATCAAATAAAAAAGGTAAGGAAACAAATTTCCATTGTATTTCTCCTGACTATTATAGCCGCATTTTTTGAATTGGCTGTGCCGTTCCTTACCCAAAAAATTATCGATTCCGGAATATTGCGTAAGAATTTTGAATTAGTTGTTGTAATGAGTTTGAGTATGGTTGTCCTCTTCATCATTCTGTCGATAATTAATTCTATTATCAACGTATTGTTTGCCAAAATAAGCGTAGAAGTGATTACTAACTTAAAAAAGGATATTATAAATAATTTACTTAGATATCCAGCTTCATTTTTTGATAATAATAAAACGGGTTATGTAATCTCGAGAGTAGAAGAAGTCGATAATTTAAACTCATTGTTTTCACCAGTAATTATGAGCTTTCTTAAAAGCCTCCTCTCTTTTTTAGGCGCATTTTTTGTGATTATGACAATTAAGTGGGAACTGCTTTTGCTTGCCGCGTTATTTTTACCGATACTTTATTTTATTACTAGACTAACTTCCAAGCAAATTTATAACTCATCAAAAGAATTAAGTGAGACGTCTGCAGAAGCACAAGGAGAGATTTATGAAGATATCGCAGGATTAGCTGAAATGAAAAATTCTAATTTGGAAAGTCACAAAGAAAATGAAATAAAGCGCTATTTTAATATTATTGCCAAAAGGCTGATAAAACGAAATTTTTTTGTTGTAATCGGTAGTGAGTCAGTGTCTTTATTCATTACAGTTTCCAGATCAATATTTATAATCATGATTAGTTATTTTATCATCAAGGGAGAACTAACGGTGGGATCATACTTCTCACTCTTATCCTACCTATCAAGTTTATTTATTCCTGTACAAATGTTTTCATCCATTAATCTCTCCATTCAGCCTGCGCTGGCGGTGTTATCAAGAATGGATTTTTTTATGGAGAACGAAATTGAAAGTGAAAGATGTGGAACAATAATAATTGATGAAATTGATACTATTCAATTTAAGAATGTCTCATTTTCATATCCTGATAATGAACGGGAAGTCTTAAATGACATAAATTTAAAATTGAATAATAGTAAGAATTTATTTATATATGGACCAAATGGCAGTGGGAAAACAACGATTGTAAAACTGTTGTTGGGATTTTATACTAATTATAGTGGGGAAATTCTTATCAATGGTTATAATCTTAAAGAGATTAGCATCAACGATTTGCGAAGTGAAATAGGGGTTGTGTCTCAAAAAATACACTTGTTTTCTGGTACCGTAATGGACAATATCAAGCAGTGGGACGAAAATCTTACAGACGAAGAAGTAGCTTGTATCCTGGAAGAATTCGAACTATCGGATGTATTAATAAATGAGAAGTACCATCATATTAATGAACTAGGGAAAAATTTATCAGGTGGTCAAATGCAAGAGATTGCACTCTCCAGAGCAGTTTTAAGACAACCCAGCTTATATATATTTGATGAGCCAACATCTAACCTGGACGTACAAAATAAAGAGAAATTTGTTCAGCTTTTAAATAAACTGAAAAAAATCTTTGTATAA
- a CDS encoding response regulator transcription factor: MTNQILIVDDETDITNLLQDYFEMNGYKVLTARSGTEALQKAAYSPDIILLDINMPEIDGLEVCTRIRDFVSCPIIFLTAKVEEADKINGFRVGGDDYIVKPFSIDELGARVEAHLRRERRQSIKTQTKFSNDLVIDYSAKMVYYKDHSLSFAKKEFGIIELLSMNSGQVFDKEHIYERVWGWEHEGDSSVVTEHIRRIRAKFTEVSDHIYISTVWGVGYKWVG, from the coding sequence ATGACCAATCAAATTCTGATCGTTGATGATGAAACGGATATAACCAATCTGCTACAAGATTACTTTGAGATGAATGGTTATAAAGTCTTAACAGCACGAAGCGGAACGGAGGCTTTGCAAAAGGCAGCGTATAGTCCAGACATTATTTTATTGGATATTAATATGCCAGAGATCGATGGTCTTGAAGTATGCACCCGAATACGGGATTTTGTGTCCTGTCCTATTATATTCCTAACCGCTAAAGTAGAAGAGGCTGATAAAATCAATGGCTTTCGTGTCGGTGGTGACGATTATATCGTCAAACCGTTCAGTATTGATGAGCTTGGAGCTAGGGTGGAAGCACATCTGCGCCGTGAACGAAGACAATCTATTAAGACACAAACAAAATTCTCAAATGATCTAGTTATTGATTACTCTGCAAAAATGGTTTATTACAAAGACCACTCTCTCTCCTTTGCTAAGAAAGAATTTGGGATAATTGAATTGTTGTCGATGAACAGTGGTCAAGTTTTTGATAAGGAACATATTTATGAAAGGGTCTGGGGATGGGAGCATGAAGGTGACAGCTCCGTTGTTACAGAACATATTAGAAGAATTCGGGCCAAGTTTACTGAGGTTAGCGACCATATATATATATCGACGGTATGGGGTGTGGGTTATAAATGGGTAGGTTAA
- a CDS encoding sensor histidine kinase, with product MGRLRKGFRDLSIRLTFMVYMLVFILIAALLSMITIGQASQMRNNMFLKYNNSYTLADIENPAIIYNMEDVNTDYSYKDKQIIKFCDFLDSWSILIFFGLSILLSSLLFYRNKLKKPIEIMREASEKISNNDLDFHIQQYSEDEMGQLCGSFEKMRVALVESNRQMWRSIEDRKQLNAAFSHDLRTPLTVIRGYADFLNKYLPEDKISKEKLLDTISTMSAHILRLENYVQIMSEAHKLEDISVNLNTVNSECFLKQLSSSAEVLAREQAFKFTFINNIFEETLNIDADLVARIYENMITNAIRYARQTISVRFELVEGLFSMTVSDDGKGFSKQDLKLATTPFYKSKTEVDGSHYGMGLNICKVLSEKMGGTIRLVNNKHGGACVNVTFLCSFP from the coding sequence ATGGGTAGGTTAAGAAAAGGTTTTCGTGATTTATCCATTAGGTTAACATTTATGGTTTATATGCTTGTATTTATACTTATTGCAGCGCTGCTCAGTATGATTACCATTGGTCAAGCAAGTCAAATGCGTAATAATATGTTTTTAAAGTATAACAATTCTTACACGTTAGCCGATATTGAGAATCCAGCTATTATCTATAATATGGAGGACGTTAATACAGACTATTCTTATAAAGATAAACAGATCATTAAGTTTTGTGATTTTTTAGATTCATGGTCTATTTTAATATTTTTTGGGCTATCTATCCTGTTGTCCTCTTTATTGTTTTACCGTAATAAGCTTAAGAAACCAATTGAAATTATGCGTGAAGCTTCTGAAAAAATATCCAATAATGACTTAGATTTTCATATTCAGCAATATAGCGAAGATGAAATGGGACAATTATGCGGATCATTTGAGAAAATGCGAGTTGCTTTGGTGGAAAGTAATCGTCAGATGTGGCGATCCATAGAAGATAGAAAACAGTTAAATGCAGCCTTTTCACATGATCTGCGAACACCGCTTACAGTAATCCGGGGTTATGCGGATTTTTTGAATAAATATCTACCAGAAGATAAAATAAGCAAGGAGAAATTACTGGATACTATTTCAACCATGAGCGCACATATTTTACGACTGGAAAACTATGTGCAAATAATGAGTGAGGCACACAAACTTGAGGATATATCTGTGAATCTTAATACAGTGAATAGTGAATGTTTTTTGAAACAACTAAGCAGTTCTGCTGAGGTTCTAGCACGAGAGCAAGCGTTTAAATTCACATTTATAAATAATATTTTTGAAGAAACTTTAAATATTGATGCAGACCTTGTGGCTAGGATATACGAAAACATGATTACGAATGCCATTCGTTATGCACGCCAGACGATTTCCGTACGTTTTGAACTTGTGGAAGGACTATTCTCCATGACAGTTAGTGATGATGGAAAAGGGTTTTCGAAGCAGGATCTCAAGTTGGCAACAACCCCTTTTTATAAAAGTAAAACAGAGGTTGATGGAAGCCATTACGGGATGGGACTAAATATCTGCAAGGTATTATCTGAAAAAATGGGGGGCACTATTCGTCTTGTCAATAATAAACATGGTGGTGCCTGTGTGAATGTTACGTTCTTATGCTCATTTCCCTAA